Below is a genomic region from Deltaproteobacteria bacterium.
GACGACCTGAAGCCGGCCCCGTTCGACGACGGCTTCTTCTTCGACCCCGAGTTGAACGAGATGCACCTGGCCGCCGTGGCCGCCGCCGACGCCCCGGTGCCGGTGAATCTCGGCCGCAAGGAGCCGTCGAGCGCCTGACCGCGATCCCCACAATCGGCGCCGCCGCGCTGAGCGCTTGCTTTCCGTTGCGGTCCTCTGCACGGACCGGCCGGTGCTGCCGGTGACGCTCCGGCGGCCTAGAATGGCCGCCTACGGCGTCCCCGGCATCCCCGTCCTCGACTTGCTGCGATAGACCGCCGCCGCTGTTCGTTCCAGCTTCCTGGTGGCTGTTTCGCGCCATGCCGGCGGACGCCGGAATCCGCTGCCGTAACCTGTTGACCTGCACCTTCCTGTGACCTCCAGCGAACGGCTGCGCTTCGATGCGTTTATGGAGTCGGCGCTGTACGGCGAGCCTGGCGGGTTCTATGCCTCGGGGCGCGGCGCGGGGCGGCGGACCGGAGACTTCCTGACCAGCGTGGAGGTTGGGCCGCTGTTCGGGCGGCTGGTGGCTCGCCTTGCGGACCGGTGCTGGGAGCGGTTGGGTCGGCCGGATGACTTCACGCTCGTGGACGCTGGAGCTGGCAGGGGCGCGCTGGCCCGCAGCGTTCTGGCGGCCCGGCCGGCGTGTGCCGACACTCTGCGTTACGTGCTGGTGGAGCGGTCGACCGCCCTGCGGCGGCAGCACGAGCAACTGCTGGATCAACCGCCGGGGTTGTGCGCCGGCTTCGAGTCCCGGGCCGACCTACCCGATGGGCCGGTCGACGGCGTGGTGATCGCCAACGAATTGCTGGACAACCTTCCGAGCCGCCTCCTGGAGCGGACGCCGGACGGCTGGGCTGAGGTCTATGTGTCAGCGGGGGAGCCCGCCGGCGCCGGTGAGCTCATCGAGGTTCTGTGCCCGCCTGCCCCGGAGATTCAGTCAACTGCGAATGCTCTGGCGCCCGCGGCACCGGTCGGTGGGCGGCTGCCGCTGGCCACCGAGGCGATCGAGTGGGTGGGTCGGGCGCTGGCGCTGCTGCGCCGAGGGAGCCTGGTGGTTGTCGACTACACCGACACCAGTGCCTCCCTGGTGGCTCGCTCGCTTCGGGAGTGGGTCCGCACCTACCGGGCCGGCGTGCGGAGCCACGAGCCACTACGCGACCCGGGGAGTTGCGACATAACGGTCGAGGTGCCATTGGATCAGGTCCTGGCCGCGCACCCCACCGCGGAGGTATGCGATCAGGCAACGTTCCTGCGCTCACTCGGCATCGAGGATCTCGTCGCCGAGGGGCGTGCGCTGTGGCATGATCGGGCCGCGGTCGGTGACCTCGCTGCGCTGGAGGCGCGCAGCCGGGTGCACGAGGCGGAGGCTCTCTGCGACCCGGGCGGTCTCGGCGCGTTCACGGTTGCGGTCTGGCGCCGCTGACGCGCTCCCGCCTCGGGTCGATCCCGGCGAGATGTTCCCGGTGCTCTCAGAGTTGATTTGCGGGCCCGATGCTCCCGGGTGCGCGATCAGACGCCCGGGGCCCTGCGGGGAAGTAGGCGAGCAGCGCGGTCGTCCGGATGCAGGTCTGACGTTGGACGGGGACCTGCACACCCATGGCGCGCGCACCTCGGCGGGCGACATGACCCTCGCACGATCGCTCGGTTGGATAGGGACTTGCACATGCTGGACCGGCCGAATAGGTTTTTGCCCTGACGTGGCCAGAGATCAGTGGGGTTGCCCGTGATCAATAAGCGAATCTCCGGGGGGGGGGGTTGGCCGCGCACCCGATCCGCCAACCGGTCTTCCATCTTCCCGCGGTAATCGACCGTCACATCTAGACGACGCTGACCGGCGCGGCGCTGAAACGTCGCCTCCCCCCCGCCACCCGCGCCCGGACCGCGATAGCACCCCTGCGTCGGCGGGCGGCGTCCCTGCTGCTCGCCGACGTTCTTCGTTCAACCCGTCGCCCGCCGCCGAGTTCGCGCGCCGGACCCGCCCGATCCATTCCGTTCAGTTCGCCGCGGGAACCCCGACCGCGCCGATGGCTCCCACTGGTGGCCGGTCATGGCCCACGACCGCGCCGACCCCGACCGCGCCGATCGCTCCGACCGGTGCTCGCCGTTTCCGACAGGCGGCCACCCGCCTCGCGCGGCCGGGATCAAGCGCTGCGATTTACCGCCAGCTCCG
It encodes:
- a CDS encoding SAM-dependent methyltransferase → MTSSERLRFDAFMESALYGEPGGFYASGRGAGRRTGDFLTSVEVGPLFGRLVARLADRCWERLGRPDDFTLVDAGAGRGALARSVLAARPACADTLRYVLVERSTALRRQHEQLLDQPPGLCAGFESRADLPDGPVDGVVIANELLDNLPSRLLERTPDGWAEVYVSAGEPAGAGELIEVLCPPAPEIQSTANALAPAAPVGGRLPLATEAIEWVGRALALLRRGSLVVVDYTDTSASLVARSLREWVRTYRAGVRSHEPLRDPGSCDITVEVPLDQVLAAHPTAEVCDQATFLRSLGIEDLVAEGRALWHDRAAVGDLAALEARSRVHEAEALCDPGGLGAFTVAVWRR